CAGTATATCGCAATTGAAGGAGTTATCGGGGTAGGGAAGACCAGTTTAACAAAGAAATTGTCAGATCACTTTGGCGGTAGAATATTGCTTGAGCAGCACGAAGAGAACCCTTTTCTCAAAGATTTTTATAACAATCCACGGCAATTTGCATTTCCAGTACAGCTTTTTTTTCTGTTGAGTCGTTACCGCCAGCAGCAGGAGATCCCTCAAAGAGAACTCTTTCAGGATTTACTCGTTACCGATTATATGTTTGCCAAAGATCGCATCTTCGCTTCGTTGAATTTGGAAGACCGGGAACTAATCCTTTACGACAAGGTTGCTTTGATGCTTGAACGGGACATTCTGAAACCGGACCTGGCTATTTACCTGCAGTCAAACACCGAGCGGCTAATGTCCAACATCAGGAAACGCAACCGCAATTATGAAAAGACCATAACCAGTGAATACATTCGTTCGCTTAATGAAGGGTATAACCGGTTTTTTTTAAATTATAGCGACTCCCCTCTTTTAATCGTGAACTCCACAGAAATTGATTTTGTGAATAAAGAGGAAGACTTTGAAGATTTAATTCATCAGATCGCCAGACCGATTTCAGGCACACAGTATTATTCACCAGCGAAAAGGTAAGGTATGTCCTTGTTTCGATTAATCTTTCTCGGTTTTTTACTTTATTTTGCTTATAAGCTGCTTTCCGGAGTGTTTAGATTGTTTACACCCAGAGATAAGCAAGAAGTAAAAGGAAAAAGTAAGAAACCACCTCTGGATTTAGGCAATGCCGATGTCGAGGACGTTGATTTTAAGGACATCGAATAAGTGACAGTCCTTCCCCCCCAATTCTACATTTTTCCTTTCGTTAATTTTTAATATGAAGAGTCTACTTTCTGTCCTCATTTTTTCTTCCACATTTTTTTTTGCTTCCGATATAAAAGCACAAGAAAGTGGTTCATCTTTCAATCAAAACTTTGAAAAAAAATCAGTTGAGGATTCAACAAGAAATACAAAATTAAAGACGAAATCTCCCAAGGGCGCAATGATCAGAT
This sequence is a window from candidate division KSB1 bacterium. Protein-coding genes within it:
- a CDS encoding deoxynucleoside kinase; amino-acid sequence: MRLQYIAIEGVIGVGKTSLTKKLSDHFGGRILLEQHEENPFLKDFYNNPRQFAFPVQLFFLLSRYRQQQEIPQRELFQDLLVTDYMFAKDRIFASLNLEDRELILYDKVALMLERDILKPDLAIYLQSNTERLMSNIRKRNRNYEKTITSEYIRSLNEGYNRFFLNYSDSPLLIVNSTEIDFVNKEEDFEDLIHQIARPISGTQYYSPAKR